A genomic stretch from Marinimicrobium sp. C6131 includes:
- a CDS encoding NapC/NirT family cytochrome c, whose amino-acid sequence MSENDEPPPEQSKRQRFGRWLWARPRRWFLFGIPAGGFLAFVIGIGFWISFDTTVKATNTLEFCTSCHSMQQFVFTEYQNSSHYNNRSGVRVICSDCHVPEAFFPKMAAKMKATVVELPSHFMGRIDTEEEFNAHKPAMAERVWARMRATDSRECRSCHSYDAMAETLQNRQAVRRHSLEYREATGRTCIDCHQGIAHSLP is encoded by the coding sequence ATGAGCGAGAACGACGAGCCGCCACCCGAGCAAAGCAAACGCCAACGGTTTGGTCGCTGGCTGTGGGCGCGCCCCCGACGCTGGTTTCTGTTCGGAATTCCCGCCGGAGGATTTCTGGCGTTTGTGATCGGCATCGGTTTCTGGATCAGTTTTGACACCACGGTCAAAGCCACCAACACCCTGGAGTTCTGTACCTCCTGCCACAGCATGCAACAGTTCGTGTTCACGGAGTACCAGAACAGCAGCCATTACAATAACCGCAGCGGGGTAAGGGTCATCTGTTCCGATTGCCATGTGCCCGAAGCCTTCTTCCCCAAGATGGCCGCCAAAATGAAAGCGACCGTGGTCGAGCTACCCTCGCACTTTATGGGTCGCATTGACACCGAAGAGGAGTTCAACGCGCACAAACCCGCCATGGCCGAACGCGTTTGGGCACGCATGCGGGCAACGGATTCACGGGAATGCCGTAGCTGCCACAGCTACGATGCCATGGCCGAGACCTTACAGAACCGACAGGCGGTACGTCGTCACTCGTTAGAGTATCGAGAAGCCACCGGCCGCACCTGCATCGATTGCCATCAGGGAATTGCCCACAGCCTGCCGTAA
- the purU gene encoding formyltetrahydrofolate deformylase → MAGVREIVLTFSCQDAQGLVAAVASLFAQRGFNIRESSQFEDVTQRRFFMRTVFECPQGYELPAIRELFQPVGDKYGMDWAIYDVDCKPKVLIAVSQWGHCLNSLLNNWKNGSLPIDIVGVVSNHEVMRDLTEWYELPFHYLPVTPDTKAEQEAQIWSLIEEHEVECLVLARYMQILSDDLCRKLNGKAINIHHSFLPGFKGAKPYHQAYERGVKLIGATAHFVTADLDEGPIIEQSVERVSHVNLPEEMAEIGRDIEAVVLNRAVRWHAEHRVLLNGSKTVVFAR, encoded by the coding sequence ATGGCCGGTGTGCGGGAAATAGTACTTACCTTCAGTTGTCAGGACGCCCAGGGCCTTGTGGCGGCGGTCGCCAGTCTGTTCGCCCAGCGCGGCTTCAATATCCGCGAGTCCTCCCAGTTTGAGGATGTGACCCAGCGGCGCTTCTTTATGCGCACGGTGTTCGAATGCCCCCAGGGTTATGAACTGCCCGCAATCCGCGAGCTGTTCCAGCCGGTGGGCGATAAGTACGGCATGGACTGGGCGATTTACGATGTGGACTGCAAGCCCAAGGTGCTGATCGCGGTGTCCCAGTGGGGCCACTGTCTGAACAGCCTGCTCAACAACTGGAAGAACGGCTCCCTGCCCATCGATATCGTCGGGGTGGTGTCCAACCATGAAGTGATGCGGGACCTGACCGAGTGGTACGAGCTGCCGTTTCACTACTTGCCGGTCACCCCCGATACCAAGGCCGAGCAGGAAGCGCAGATCTGGTCCCTGATCGAGGAGCATGAGGTCGAGTGCCTGGTGCTGGCCCGCTACATGCAGATTCTCTCCGATGACCTGTGCCGCAAACTCAACGGCAAGGCCATCAATATTCACCACTCCTTCCTGCCCGGCTTCAAGGGCGCCAAGCCTTACCACCAGGCCTACGAGCGCGGCGTCAAGCTGATCGGCGCCACTGCCCATTTTGTGACCGCCGACCTGGATGAAGGCCCGATCATCGAGCAGTCCGTCGAGCGCGTCTCCCATGTGAACCTGCCCGAGGAAATGGCGGAAATCGGCCGGGACATCGAAGCGGTGGTGCTCAACCGCGCGGTGCGCTGGCATGCCGAGCACCGGGTGTTGCTCAACGGCAGCAAGACGGTGGTGTTTGCCCGCTAA
- a CDS encoding AEC family transporter has product MFAELAAIMAPLFIGTAIGYGWVRSGADYPSEFVSRAVMNIATPCLIVSVMARVEVEPNIMGGVALSAALVILSMGIIGYVLTRWLKLPPVHYIPSLMFPNNGNLGLPLCLFAFGDTGLALALAAFMVMTLSTFTVGIMMVSRAEGLGARLKALARQPVLYAMVLAVALLLTDTELPRWLTNTVDLMGGFAIPLMILTLGVSLARLKLAAWRLSLAFSTLRVLGGLALAYVVARLIGLEGEALGVAVLQGAMPVAIFNYLLALRYDRAPQEVAAMVLMSTLLAFVVLPIVLVFVLPLAGTTPVVP; this is encoded by the coding sequence ATGTTCGCGGAATTAGCGGCCATTATGGCCCCGCTGTTTATCGGAACCGCCATCGGCTACGGCTGGGTGCGCTCCGGTGCCGACTACCCTTCCGAATTTGTCTCCCGGGCGGTGATGAATATCGCCACCCCCTGCCTGATCGTCTCGGTGATGGCGCGGGTGGAGGTGGAGCCCAATATCATGGGCGGGGTGGCCCTGTCGGCGGCGCTGGTGATTCTGAGCATGGGCATCATCGGCTACGTCCTGACCCGCTGGTTGAAGTTGCCGCCGGTGCACTACATTCCCTCGCTGATGTTCCCCAACAACGGCAACCTGGGCCTGCCGCTGTGTCTGTTTGCCTTCGGGGACACCGGACTGGCGCTGGCCCTGGCCGCGTTTATGGTGATGACCCTCAGCACCTTCACGGTGGGCATCATGATGGTGTCCCGCGCCGAGGGGTTGGGCGCTCGGCTCAAGGCGCTGGCGCGCCAGCCGGTGCTCTACGCCATGGTGCTGGCGGTGGCGTTGCTGTTGACCGACACCGAGCTGCCCCGCTGGCTGACCAATACCGTGGACCTGATGGGAGGCTTTGCCATTCCGCTGATGATCCTGACGCTGGGGGTTTCCCTGGCGCGCCTGAAGCTGGCGGCCTGGCGGCTCAGTCTGGCCTTCAGTACCTTGCGGGTGTTGGGCGGCCTGGCGCTCGCCTACGTTGTGGCGCGGCTGATCGGTCTGGAAGGGGAGGCACTCGGGGTAGCGGTGCTCCAGGGGGCCATGCCCGTTGCCATCTTCAACTACTTGTTGGCTCTGCGCTATGACCGGGCACCCCAGGAGGTGGCCGCGATGGTGCTGATGTCCACGCTGTTGGCGTTTGTGGTGCTGCCGATTGTGCTGGTGTTTGTGCTGCCCCTGGCCGGGACCACGCCGGTCGTGCCATAA
- a CDS encoding ribonucleoside-diphosphate reductase subunit alpha, which translates to MHTETDSQTTTTGSQPHTEGTQQRSASNLSATAPGQIRVIKRNGTVVPYDPSKIAVAMTKAFLAVEGGTAAASRRVRETVENLTGQITATFKRRMPSGGTIHIEEVQDQVELVLMRSGEHKIARDYVLYREEHARLRAEKQPAASADTQAEDPEYPTIEVTLDDGSKAPLDTQRLRTIVREACAGLTDVSEKAILDEAMRNLYNGVSLRDVNTSLVITARTLVEKEPNYTYATARLLLDKLRAEALSFLGVADFATQAEMETYYAQALPAYIQKGVELELLAPELLSFDLEKLGKAIIAERDLQFTYLGLQTLYDRYFIHSNDVRIELPQVFFMRVAMGLAVEEDNREERAIEFYKLLSSFDYMSSTPTLFNAGTLRPQLSSCYLTTVPDDLHGIYGAIQDNAMLSKFAGGLGNDWTPVRSLGAYIKGTNGRSQGVVPFLKVANDTAVAVNQGGKRKGAVCAYLETWHLDIEEFVELRKNTGDDRRRTHDMNTANWVPDLFMKRVFDDGEWTLFSPNDVPDLHDLYGKAFEERYTEYERMCETGEMRLYKKVRALDLWRKMLGMLFETGHPWITFKDACNLRSPQQHAGVVHSSNLCTEITLNTKANEEIAVCNLGSVNLAQHIVDGKLDHDKLAKTVKTAIRMLDNVIDINYYSVDSARNSNLRHRPIGLGLMGFQDALYRQRLAYGSDEAVQFADISMEAISYHAIKASCELAKERGRYATFEGSLWSQGIMPIDSIQKLAEERGEKYIEMDLSQTLDWDSLREEVKANGMRNSNVMAIAPTATIANITGVSQSIEPTYQNLYVKSNLSGEFTVVNPYLVHDLKARGLWDNVMVNDLKYYEGTVQPIDRVPDDLKALYATAFEVEPKWIVDAASRRQKWIDQAQSLNLYIAGANGKKLDITYRMAWFRGLKTTYYLRALAASTTEKSTITTGTHNAVSSSGGGVAAASAAGASAAAPASNGEAAPVPKACSLDDPDCEACQ; encoded by the coding sequence ATGCACACAGAAACCGACTCACAGACCACCACCACCGGCTCCCAGCCACACACGGAAGGCACCCAGCAGCGCAGCGCCTCCAACTTGTCCGCCACCGCTCCGGGTCAGATCCGGGTCATCAAGCGCAACGGCACTGTGGTCCCCTACGACCCCAGCAAAATTGCCGTGGCCATGACCAAGGCCTTCCTGGCTGTAGAGGGCGGTACCGCCGCCGCCTCGCGCCGGGTGCGCGAGACCGTGGAAAACCTGACCGGTCAGATCACCGCCACCTTCAAGCGGCGCATGCCCTCCGGCGGCACCATTCACATTGAAGAGGTGCAGGATCAGGTCGAGCTGGTACTGATGCGCTCCGGCGAACACAAAATTGCCCGGGACTACGTTCTCTACCGCGAAGAACACGCCCGCCTGCGCGCCGAGAAGCAGCCGGCCGCCAGCGCCGACACCCAGGCCGAAGACCCGGAATACCCCACCATCGAAGTCACCCTGGACGATGGCAGCAAGGCCCCGTTGGATACCCAGCGCCTGCGCACCATCGTGCGCGAAGCCTGCGCCGGCCTGACCGATGTGAGCGAAAAGGCCATTCTCGATGAGGCCATGCGCAACCTCTATAACGGCGTGAGCCTGCGCGATGTGAACACCTCTCTGGTGATCACCGCCCGCACCCTGGTGGAAAAAGAACCTAACTACACCTACGCCACCGCCCGCCTGCTGCTGGACAAGCTGCGCGCCGAGGCGCTGAGCTTCCTGGGTGTGGCCGACTTTGCCACCCAGGCGGAAATGGAAACCTACTACGCCCAGGCCCTGCCCGCCTATATTCAGAAAGGGGTAGAGCTGGAGCTGCTGGCCCCGGAACTGCTGAGCTTTGACCTGGAGAAGCTGGGCAAGGCGATCATCGCCGAGCGCGACCTGCAGTTCACCTACCTGGGCCTGCAGACCCTGTATGACCGCTACTTCATTCACAGCAACGATGTGCGCATCGAGCTGCCCCAGGTGTTCTTCATGCGGGTGGCCATGGGCCTGGCCGTGGAAGAAGACAACCGCGAAGAGCGCGCCATCGAGTTCTACAAGCTGCTCAGCTCCTTCGACTACATGAGCTCCACCCCGACCCTGTTCAACGCCGGCACCCTGCGCCCGCAGCTGTCCTCCTGCTACCTGACCACGGTACCGGACGACCTGCACGGCATTTACGGCGCGATTCAGGACAACGCCATGCTGAGCAAGTTCGCCGGCGGTCTGGGCAACGACTGGACCCCGGTGCGCTCCCTGGGCGCCTACATCAAAGGCACCAATGGCCGCTCCCAGGGCGTAGTGCCCTTCCTGAAAGTCGCCAACGACACCGCCGTGGCAGTGAACCAGGGCGGCAAGCGTAAAGGCGCCGTCTGTGCCTACCTGGAAACCTGGCACCTGGACATCGAAGAGTTCGTCGAGCTGCGTAAGAACACCGGTGACGACCGCCGCCGCACCCACGACATGAACACCGCCAACTGGGTACCGGACCTGTTCATGAAGCGTGTGTTCGACGACGGCGAGTGGACCCTCTTCTCCCCGAACGACGTGCCGGACCTGCACGATCTGTACGGCAAGGCCTTCGAGGAGCGCTACACCGAATACGAGCGGATGTGCGAAACCGGCGAGATGCGCCTGTACAAGAAAGTGCGCGCTCTGGACCTGTGGCGCAAGATGCTGGGCATGCTGTTTGAAACCGGCCACCCCTGGATCACCTTCAAGGACGCCTGCAACCTGCGCAGCCCGCAGCAGCACGCCGGTGTGGTGCACTCCTCCAACCTGTGCACCGAGATCACCCTGAACACCAAGGCCAATGAAGAAATCGCCGTGTGCAACCTGGGTTCCGTGAACCTGGCCCAGCACATCGTCGACGGCAAGCTCGACCATGACAAACTGGCGAAGACCGTCAAAACCGCCATTCGCATGCTCGATAACGTCATCGACATCAACTACTACTCCGTGGACAGCGCGCGCAACTCCAACCTGCGCCACCGCCCCATCGGCCTGGGCCTGATGGGCTTCCAGGACGCACTCTACCGTCAGCGCCTGGCCTACGGCTCGGACGAAGCGGTGCAGTTTGCCGATATTTCCATGGAGGCAATCAGCTACCACGCAATCAAAGCCTCCTGTGAACTGGCCAAAGAGCGCGGCCGCTACGCCACCTTCGAAGGCTCACTGTGGAGCCAGGGCATCATGCCCATCGACTCCATCCAGAAGCTGGCCGAAGAGCGCGGCGAGAAGTACATCGAAATGGACCTGAGCCAGACCCTGGACTGGGACAGCCTGCGCGAGGAAGTGAAGGCCAACGGCATGCGTAACTCCAACGTCATGGCCATCGCCCCGACCGCCACTATCGCCAACATCACCGGCGTGAGCCAGTCCATCGAACCCACGTACCAGAACCTGTACGTGAAATCGAACCTGTCCGGCGAATTCACCGTCGTGAACCCCTACCTGGTGCACGACCTGAAAGCGCGCGGCCTGTGGGACAACGTGATGGTCAACGACCTGAAATACTACGAAGGCACCGTACAGCCCATCGACCGCGTACCGGACGACCTGAAAGCGCTGTACGCCACCGCCTTTGAAGTGGAACCCAAGTGGATCGTGGACGCCGCCAGCCGCCGCCAGAAGTGGATCGACCAGGCCCAGAGCCTGAACCTCTACATCGCCGGCGCCAACGGCAAAAAGCTGGACATCACCTACCGCATGGCATGGTTCCGTGGCCTGAAAACCACCTACTACCTGCGTGCCCTGGCCGCCAGCACCACCGAAAAATCCACCATCACCACCGGCACGCACAACGCCGTGTCCTCCAGTGGCGGCGGAGTAGCAGCCGCCAGCGCCGCCGGTGCCAGTGCAGCAGCCCCCGCCAGCAATGGCGAAGCCGCACCGGTCCCCAAGGCCTGCTCCCTGGACGACCCAGACTGCGAAGCCTGCCAGTAA
- a CDS encoding ribonucleotide-diphosphate reductase subunit beta — protein MLSWDDFDAAEETPQKAKPAPQPARAPEPEPKVQEPAASYDSAPAQAAAAAEATQGNGKVSDAVAEARESLEHLDVAPGLEELEMGASRIEVDDKQMINCRADLNQLVPFKYDWAWQKYLDGCANHWMPQEVNMTADISLWKSRDGLTDDERRIIMRSLGYFSTADSLVANNLVLAIYRLITNPECRQYILRQAFEEAIHTHAYQYCIESLGMDEAEVFNMYRELPSVAAKAAWSLKHTQTLGDPTFNTGTPEADQELLRNLVAFYAVTEGIFFYCGFSQILSMGRRNKMTGVAEQFQYILRDESMHLNFGIDVINQIKLENPHLWTPEFQKEVTQMILEGTELEIAYARDTMPRGVLGMNAGMMEEYLHFIANRRLAQLGLKEQYPGAQNPFPWMSEIMDLRKEKNFFETRVIEYQTGGALSWD, from the coding sequence ATGCTAAGTTGGGACGATTTCGACGCCGCCGAAGAAACCCCGCAAAAAGCCAAACCGGCCCCGCAACCCGCGCGCGCACCGGAACCCGAGCCCAAGGTCCAGGAACCGGCCGCCAGCTACGACAGCGCCCCCGCCCAGGCCGCGGCCGCCGCTGAAGCCACCCAGGGCAACGGCAAAGTCTCCGACGCCGTCGCCGAGGCCCGAGAATCCCTCGAACACCTCGACGTCGCCCCCGGCCTCGAAGAACTGGAAATGGGCGCCTCGCGCATCGAAGTCGACGACAAGCAGATGATCAACTGCCGTGCCGACCTCAACCAGCTCGTACCCTTCAAATACGACTGGGCCTGGCAGAAATACCTGGACGGCTGCGCCAACCACTGGATGCCCCAGGAAGTGAACATGACCGCGGACATTTCCCTGTGGAAAAGCCGCGACGGCCTGACCGACGACGAGCGTCGCATCATCATGCGCAGCCTGGGCTACTTCTCCACCGCCGACTCCCTGGTCGCCAACAACCTGGTGCTGGCCATCTACCGCCTGATCACCAACCCGGAGTGCCGCCAGTACATCCTGCGCCAGGCGTTTGAAGAAGCCATTCACACCCACGCCTACCAGTACTGCATCGAGTCCCTGGGCATGGACGAAGCGGAAGTGTTCAACATGTACCGCGAGCTGCCCTCCGTGGCCGCCAAAGCCGCCTGGAGCCTCAAGCACACCCAGACCCTGGGTGACCCCACCTTCAACACCGGCACCCCGGAAGCCGACCAGGAACTGCTGCGCAACCTGGTGGCTTTCTACGCCGTTACCGAAGGCATCTTCTTCTACTGCGGCTTCAGCCAGATCCTGTCCATGGGCCGGCGCAACAAAATGACCGGCGTGGCCGAGCAGTTCCAGTACATCCTGCGCGATGAGTCCATGCACCTGAACTTCGGCATCGACGTCATCAACCAGATCAAACTGGAAAACCCGCACCTCTGGACCCCGGAATTCCAGAAAGAAGTCACCCAGATGATCCTGGAAGGCACCGAACTGGAAATCGCCTACGCCCGCGACACCATGCCCCGCGGCGTACTGGGCATGAACGCCGGCATGATGGAAGAGTACCTGCACTTCATCGCCAATCGCCGCCTCGCGCAGCTCGGCCTGAAAGAGCAGTACCCCGGCGCCCAGAACCCCTTCCCCTGGATGAGCGAAATTATGGACCTGCGTAAGGAGAAGAACTTCTTTGAGACGCGTGTGATTGAGTATCAGACCGGTGGTGCGTTGAGCTGGGATTAA
- a CDS encoding histidine phosphatase family protein has protein sequence MDIFLLRHAETDSNRAGLLASGSEDALTEYGYWQAQAIVDGLMQLEIEAILCSPYSRALDTVEPFAKTTGLPVVVQPCLAEGQLILEGSVSHEEPVYMPHASGYLHPVTNERAGAFLRRVRLAQEVIFSQSASKVLVVTHGHMIRELLNSLLALPEKTRFPHDNCGLSLVSVGEVNTVCFLNRAMCSNQAVHRRP, from the coding sequence ATGGACATATTTCTGTTGAGACATGCTGAAACAGACTCAAACCGGGCTGGCTTACTCGCTTCGGGAAGTGAGGACGCCCTGACAGAGTACGGATATTGGCAGGCCCAAGCAATCGTCGACGGCCTCATGCAGTTGGAAATAGAAGCCATCCTGTGCTCTCCCTACTCTAGAGCCCTGGATACGGTTGAGCCTTTCGCGAAAACTACGGGGCTTCCCGTTGTAGTCCAGCCCTGTTTAGCCGAAGGCCAGTTGATACTTGAAGGCTCAGTCTCTCACGAAGAGCCCGTTTACATGCCGCACGCATCGGGCTATCTTCACCCAGTTACAAACGAGCGAGCCGGTGCGTTTCTCAGGCGGGTCAGACTGGCGCAAGAGGTAATTTTCTCTCAGTCTGCATCGAAAGTCTTGGTCGTGACCCACGGGCACATGATACGCGAGCTGTTGAACAGCCTTCTGGCTTTGCCAGAAAAAACACGATTCCCTCACGACAATTGCGGGTTAAGCCTTGTTTCTGTGGGGGAGGTAAACACAGTGTGCTTCCTTAATCGTGCCATGTGCTCTAACCAAGCCGTGCACCGGAGGCCGTAA
- a CDS encoding DUF1294 domain-containing protein, protein MKASYILVITLAILMLASLYLGFTPLAASILLAALSLAAYTLYAKDKTAAQTYGWRVSERTLHTVALLGGWPGAMIAQKRLRHKTKKASFRTVFWLTVLVNSAGIAWLHTPKGNTQLREGLVTLEQAAISSIHQDTALELILLTTQLRHRPERTQ, encoded by the coding sequence ATGAAAGCTTCGTATATTTTAGTAATCACGCTAGCTATATTGATGCTCGCATCACTTTACCTTGGATTTACCCCGCTTGCGGCAAGCATACTGCTGGCAGCGCTCAGCCTAGCGGCTTATACACTATACGCAAAGGACAAAACCGCCGCCCAAACCTACGGGTGGCGAGTATCCGAAAGAACGCTCCATACTGTTGCGCTCCTTGGCGGCTGGCCCGGAGCAATGATTGCCCAGAAAAGATTACGGCATAAAACCAAAAAGGCGAGTTTTCGGACGGTATTTTGGCTCACGGTGCTAGTCAACAGCGCAGGTATCGCCTGGCTTCACACACCCAAAGGCAATACTCAGCTTAGGGAAGGATTGGTTACGCTTGAACAGGCTGCGATTTCCAGTATTCACCAGGACACGGCACTAGAACTCATATTGCTTACCACTCAGCTCAGACATCGACCCGAGCGGACTCAATGA
- a CDS encoding NUDIX domain-containing protein — MNKACPVVVRRREGHLEILVFRHPIAGTQLVKGTIEPGESGRSASERELEEEAGIKLKAEHLLLEWQRHPDEPTWAIWLMEPGDHLPDHWDHYCKDDGGHLFQYFWHPLLKLPDSEWHSVFTDALAAVRQSLTMRLAHAQR, encoded by the coding sequence ATGAATAAGGCATGCCCAGTAGTAGTACGACGCCGAGAGGGTCATTTGGAGATCCTGGTATTCAGACATCCCATCGCAGGCACCCAACTGGTGAAGGGAACCATTGAACCCGGAGAATCCGGACGGTCTGCGTCGGAGCGTGAACTGGAGGAAGAAGCTGGCATCAAGTTAAAAGCAGAACATCTACTGCTTGAATGGCAAAGGCACCCTGATGAGCCCACATGGGCGATTTGGCTAATGGAACCGGGGGATCACCTGCCTGACCACTGGGATCATTATTGCAAAGATGACGGCGGCCACTTATTTCAGTACTTTTGGCACCCATTACTGAAACTCCCAGACTCAGAGTGGCATTCTGTTTTTACCGACGCTTTGGCTGCGGTCAGACAATCGCTTACTATGAGGTTGGCCCATGCACAAAGGTAG
- a CDS encoding GFA family protein produces MHKGSCLCGAVVFELLSEPKVVSHCHCRMCQKQHGAAFATYASLPKAHLNYVSGQEQLVCYNSSGNITRKFCGICGSNIEWAGSEAFPDWVSIAAATLDTLFEPKSIKEIHLESKACWLDGR; encoded by the coding sequence ATGCACAAAGGTAGCTGTTTATGCGGGGCAGTCGTATTTGAGCTTCTATCGGAGCCCAAGGTTGTATCACATTGCCATTGTAGAATGTGCCAGAAACAGCATGGCGCGGCTTTTGCAACTTATGCGAGCCTGCCAAAGGCGCACCTAAACTATGTGTCTGGTCAAGAACAACTCGTCTGCTACAACTCGTCGGGGAACATCACCAGAAAGTTCTGTGGTATATGTGGCTCCAACATCGAATGGGCTGGCAGCGAGGCATTTCCGGACTGGGTCTCGATAGCAGCGGCTACGCTGGATACGCTATTTGAACCTAAGTCCATTAAAGAAATTCATCTGGAGTCGAAAGCATGCTGGCTGGACGGCAGGTAG